One window of the Anaeromyxobacter dehalogenans 2CP-C genome contains the following:
- a CDS encoding DUF4388 domain-containing protein gives MLQGDLATFPLPDLFQWLDQGRRAGVLEIDSGDGARFWLEVQDRRVRAAARPPAEHVGLGTLAGWHHAEPPEALWPEACADRIVDLFLAPPGGRFALVDGAAGFEDGVPLDLSLGQMTLEGLRRLDEWPDLDRRYPSESALLCADGAGAPRTPGQRALLEAARRRVSIAEARLALHLSRPAALRRIEALRELGLAHVEGVAAHADPVSSLIDKAQLLVGERQFDEASIVFRSLLAADPSDRRVRALLREAEREQVAALYEELSPMAVPVLLGGPASLDSPAGRRLGGIDREVASRVNGAWDVASVALSCPLREVETLKSLRKLVRLGLVDLRDGAPPARRPGRGGGPGSP, from the coding sequence GTGCTCCAGGGCGATCTCGCCACCTTCCCGCTCCCCGACCTCTTCCAGTGGCTCGACCAGGGCCGCCGCGCCGGCGTGCTCGAGATCGACTCGGGCGACGGCGCGCGCTTCTGGCTGGAGGTGCAGGACCGGCGCGTCCGGGCGGCCGCCCGCCCGCCCGCCGAGCACGTGGGCCTCGGGACGCTCGCCGGCTGGCACCACGCCGAGCCGCCCGAGGCGCTCTGGCCGGAGGCCTGCGCCGACCGGATCGTGGACCTGTTCCTGGCGCCGCCCGGCGGCCGGTTCGCGCTGGTGGACGGCGCGGCCGGGTTCGAGGACGGCGTGCCGCTCGATCTCTCCCTCGGGCAGATGACGCTGGAGGGGCTGCGCCGGCTGGACGAGTGGCCCGACCTCGACCGGCGCTATCCGTCCGAGTCGGCGCTGCTGTGCGCCGACGGCGCCGGCGCCCCGCGCACGCCGGGGCAGCGCGCGCTGCTGGAGGCGGCGCGGCGCCGGGTGTCGATCGCGGAGGCGCGCCTCGCGCTCCACCTCTCGCGCCCCGCCGCGCTCCGGCGCATCGAGGCGCTCCGGGAGCTCGGGCTGGCGCACGTGGAGGGCGTGGCCGCGCACGCCGACCCGGTCTCCTCGCTCATCGACAAGGCGCAGCTGCTCGTGGGCGAGCGGCAGTTCGACGAGGCGTCCATCGTGTTCCGCAGCCTGCTCGCCGCGGATCCGTCGGATCGCCGCGTCCGCGCGCTGCTGCGCGAGGCCGAGCGCGAGCAGGTGGCGGCGCTGTACGAGGAGCTGTCGCCGATGGCGGTGCCGGTGCTGCTCGGCGGCCCCGCCTCGCTGGACTCGCCCGCGGGGCGGCGGCTCGGGGGCATCGACCGCGAGGTCGCGTCGCGCGTGAACGGCGCCTGGGACGTGGCCAGCGTCGCCCTGTCCTGCCCCCTGCGCGAGGTCGAGACGCTGAAGTCGCTGCGGAAGCTCGTCCGGCTGGGGCTGGTGGACCTGCGCGACGGCGCGCCCCCCGCCCGCCGACCGGGCCGCGGCGGCGGCCCCGGCTCACCGTAG
- the trhA gene encoding PAQR family membrane homeostasis protein TrhA, translating into MEQVIDPAVHPGKPLLRGVSHEIAASLSLAAWVAMALTAPPGRASVAAHVYGASLFTLFAVSALYHRPMWSPRPRLLMRRLDHSAIFLLIAGTYTPMCLLLGEKGTPVLALVWTGAVLGIFRAVLWPRAPRWLSAALYVLLGWLILPLLPAVARAAGAGGLVLLALGGLVYSLGAVVYATKRPNPFPGVFGYHEVFHAMVIAAAALHFAVVLSALRRIG; encoded by the coding sequence ATGGAACAGGTGATCGACCCCGCGGTGCACCCCGGGAAGCCGCTGCTGCGCGGCGTCTCGCACGAGATCGCCGCCTCGCTGTCGCTCGCCGCCTGGGTGGCGATGGCGCTCACGGCCCCGCCGGGCCGGGCCAGCGTCGCCGCCCACGTGTACGGCGCCTCGCTGTTCACGCTGTTCGCGGTGAGCGCGCTCTACCACCGGCCCATGTGGTCGCCGCGGCCGCGGCTGCTGATGCGGCGCCTCGACCACTCCGCCATCTTCCTGCTCATCGCCGGCACGTACACGCCCATGTGCCTGCTGCTCGGCGAGAAGGGCACGCCGGTGCTGGCGCTGGTGTGGACCGGCGCGGTGCTCGGGATCTTCCGCGCCGTCCTCTGGCCGCGCGCGCCGCGCTGGCTCAGCGCCGCGCTGTACGTGCTGCTCGGCTGGCTGATCCTGCCGCTCCTGCCGGCGGTGGCGCGGGCGGCCGGCGCGGGCGGGCTGGTGCTGCTCGCGCTCGGCGGCCTGGTGTACAGCCTCGGCGCGGTGGTCTACGCCACCAAGCGGCCGAACCCGTTCCCGGGCGTGTTCGGGTACCACGAGGTCTTCCACGCGATGGTGATCGCGGCGGCCGCGCTCCACTTCGCGGTGGTGCTGAGCGCGCTGCGCCGGATCGGCTGA